The Theobroma cacao cultivar B97-61/B2 chromosome 2, Criollo_cocoa_genome_V2, whole genome shotgun sequence genome includes the window CGCACTTTCTTGGTGTTGCTAGTAAAAACTTGTGTTATTAACGTATACTTTCCTTGGAAACAGTTCGGGAACTTTTATTAGTGCATCAGAAGATGAAACTGGGTCCTTGGACttgattgagaaaaaaattgcaaAGGCTACAAGCATCCCTCAGAGCCATGGAGAGGTACATGTTCCTTTCCTGATGAAACTATCATTTATCTCGTAATTGTAAGTTGAGTTATTGTATGAGACATTATTGGAGAAGAAGTTTAAGCAAACACGGTTAACTTTCTCTATGAGTCAAGTGCATTATCAATTTCACTGATTCTTTTcccattttatttgtttgaaaCTTTAAGTGAAAATATAAAGTAAGAGCCACTGTGAAAGTGCCTGACAGAGGGTTGGGAATgttacttttaaaaatatcagTTTAACTTCCAAAAGACACCTTAATCATAATCATCTTACCAAACCAATTGTTAAGGCTAATAACTCTGCCTGTCTGTGacctttttgtcttttttttttttttggaattttcagATATATGTCATCTACTCCCTTAGATATATTCTGGCATCTTGGGCATATAATATGGACTTACTCTGGAATGTTACGTACGTAGCTGTTGTTTGTAATTATATGCTTGTACCTTACAACAACCACCTTAAACACATCACAGTTTGGTAAATCCTCTTATGCTAGTTGCAGTAAATGTAGAATTCTCAACACTGAGAGAGATGGGGAGAGGTTCTTGGAATTATACAGCAAAGTTAAGGGTGTTTAAAGGTCTGTTCCTGTATAGGGCGGAAAGCACTCATCTTCTAATTATATCCTCCCCAGAAATATAGTCAAATAAATGGTCCCATGTTGGTTTGAATTTTGATggttttattgattttaatgtGCCTGATAATTTAGTTTGTTGGAAATTATGTGATTAATATGGCTAATATGTTCTAACTGATTTCACAAACTTAAGAAATTTCGCAGTATCTAACTTAAACTGATACTATGCAAATAGTATTTTTGGTATATTTTCTGTTTGTGTTGAAATTCAATATGGCAAATCTTTCTTATAGGTTGTTTTTGAATTGCTCTAAGTTGAAATTTACATATTGCAGGCATTTAATATTTTGCGGTATGAGATTGGGCAGAAGTATGATTCTCATTATGATGCATTCAATCCATCTGAATATGGTCCACAGTCCAGCCAAAGGGTACAGTCTTTTATGTGAACTTCATCATTACAGCTTGTTAATAACACTCTCTGgaaatttttatgttcatttggggtaatctgaaataattaattttctgttTCCCTATAAGTCAATAGTGTAAATACTATAGTTATAAGtagaatttagttatttttgttttatatacaAGTTCTGAGTTCTATTTTgtgtttataattaatgggACGATAAAACCTTTTCTTATTGAATGATTAATTATGCTGGGGTCTTTATTTATCTCCTACTGAAAATTATTTAGTAATTGGAAATAGATGCTGGAGTTGAATCACATCATATTACCGGACGTCACAAAAAGTATGAAGTACATCATTTTAAGATAGTTTTCCTGTCACAGAACTGCCTCTTATTTTGATAgcattttaattctttcttctttagtaTGGTGCCAATACGCATCTTTATGCTAGCCTCACCTTGTTTATAGGTTATTCTTTGAGGCTTTATATTTGTGGCAAGTTAGTTCTGGATCCCTTTGGTATGATTTTAGGTTTTGAATACCATGTTGTTCCTCCAACCTGTTTTCTGTATTTTCACCAAGCCATTGTGTGAGTGTCAATGCTGAAGAATGAAAACATTGTGCTTAATTAACATTTAACCTTCTCTTGCAGGTTGCGTCATTCTTGTTGTATTTGTCTGATGTAGAAGAAGGTGGAGAAACAATGTTCCCTTTTGAGGTAGATATGGAAATACTAACTTGCTTTATCTCTCCTTCCTTTGTCATGGTAACTATTTGTGCTGAATTTTGGTGTTGACCCTGTTGTTTTGGTTGCAGAATGACATGAGAATTAAAGGCTATAACTATAGACAATGCGTCGGTTTAAAAGTAAAGCCTCGAAGGGGGGATGGACTTTTATTCTATTCACTTTTTTTGAATGGCACAATTGATCGGGTAATTTTCATacttgaaaatcaaatttaggCCAAGTTACATTGCTCGCAGTCCCATGTAAAGAGATTTATGAAATAGATCTGTGTTAACAACATTGAGACTCTCTAGCTGTTAAAACACTCCGAGTGGTTTCCTCTTGTTTCCCCATCTTACCTGTGTTTAAACTTCGTAAAATCCTCATTCTAGCTTTTATGGTTTATTACTTCTCATGTTCTTTCTCTGTTTCAACATTATGGCAGACGTCTCTTCATGGAAGCTGTCCGGTGATCAAGGGGGAGAAATGGGTTGCTACAAAATGGATTAGAGACCAAGAGCAAAATGACTAATAAGTTGCTGTAAAATTCACAGATTATCGACGTTGTTATTAATGGTCATAAACCTCTGTTTTGAAAGGATAATTCTTTACCCCACTTCACTCTGTTTTATTTATTGGCAAACAACTCCATGACTCGCCCATGTACAGCTTTTGTGTAAGAAAAATGTAACAGATGGGCAAATGTAAGTAaagaaacaacttaaaacctaGGTCCACTGTATTACTCAAAGGTTTAGCTATGGAGGATTTCTTCGGTGCAAggcaaaataaagtaaataaattgCTATTTAAAAGGTTCTGAATCCTGAATTGGTACTATAATATTACTTTCAGAGCTTCCAGTATCTTCACCGACGTGTCGCCCtattataaatttacaaaCCATAGTCTGCACACGAGTGTAGAAGATACCAACTCTCCCGGGTATGACCGTTGAGGCCAATGCACCCTGTTGCTCTGCAACGGCTAGTTTcccattttttaaaaatactcccataattaaaaaaaaatcagataaTTAGCATACATTCTTCTCATTTTTGCTTTCAAAATCCAAAAGGAGGATCCAAATCACATTTCTGACTCTTTTCTTGTTCAATATTCCTTCAATCTTCATCAAAATCTTTGCGATTTCTTTGTCATTGattcatttcaaaaaaaaaaatgaatctcgGTTGCTTAGAGGATTGCATCTCTGTGTCATATAAGCAAAGCTCGGAGCCGGTTGTTGATCATCAGAATAAAGAAGGGGATGCTACCGATGAGTCTGTGGCGTCATCTTCTTCCAGAATTGGGAAggtaaatattaataaaaaaagaaaggaagattGAATGATGGATATCTGAAGCAGATTCAAGATTCGGTTTTTTATTGATAGAATTTGCGTTCAATCAATTTCTTGAACTAGAGTGGTGTATATTGTTTGCTTGGAAATAGGGTTTTGCTTGCCTGACTGAATTTGAAACCCCGAAAACCCTAATAGGCGATTTTATTTGGTAACGGGCTTTTAAAGGTTAATTTAATTGACGAATTTCTAGTTTCGCTGctaatattcttttattatttgtttcgCATGGTTTTTACAGGTTTAATTGCTACATAACTCTTTTAATCACAGGACTTAAGAAAAGAAACTGAATTATGGTGAAATGAGTTTATAATTGGTTAAGgttaaaataaaggaaaaagcaaTATTACCTGTTTTTAGATGATATGttattggttttttctttttttttttattgaaattttctgCTGGGCCATATCAAGAATGTTTCTATGATTAATGTGGTATAACTGAGTGAGTTATGCCTTGGAAAGTGCTTTGATGTGTGCGTATAATGAAACAGAGAGAAGAATGCCTAGATGTACGTATCTATCCGCAACTTTTCACtgttttcatttcttctcATAACCGTGCTCTTCTGAATGGTGCAGAATAAATCACCAAAAGAAACCAGCCCGTCAGCATGGAATGCTCTTAACAAATTTACATCTCAAATTAAGAAGCCTCCACACCGCAAAAATTCTCCTCTGAACTGGTTTCCCCgcaaaaaaattgattcttacttgaaaaggaaaataaagatGCTGCAGGTTGTCTCCCATTATCCCatacatcattttttttttctattgactgcatctttttttcttttattgaccAAATGTTAATAATGTGCTTATATCAGGAAGTAGATGGCATGAATTCAACTCTTGACGAGACGCTAGGTGACTCAAATCCTCATTACTGCAGGgttttgagagaaaaaatgGCAGCGAGAGAGGCTGCTCACAAGGCAATGGAGGCGCGTAAAGCAGCACTGGTTGAAGCATCTTGGTGTAGAATACTCCAAGCAGCCAGGTAGGCTTTTGCTTGCATTCAAGACATGAGgaatttggttttttttccttccattCAACTTATTCATTTTCATCTTGCAGAATTCAAAGCAAAGAAGCAGGAGAACTGCTGTTGAAAGCTGAGAAAACTGCAGCAGAGGCTTTTGAATCAGCAACTGCCTCGGGAGTGATAATGTATGATATTCCTGACTGTCCTCGGAGTACTTGTCAGATCGAAACATCTTTGGTACATAGAGCAGGTTCTACTACTCATACTGTTAGGGCATCTTTTGAAACGGCATTTGAGGTAGATAAACAAGTGGCTGCAGCTGTAAAGACTGCATTCGTGAGGCTTGCATGTTGTTCCTCTTTTGATAGAGATGAATTTAAAGACCTTctaaggaaaatcaatgagaATCCGGATACCACTGATAGCAATCTAGAGTCAATGGAGTTCTCTTCAGAATGTGAATCAGAGCCAGGGTCAGAACTTGAGACAGTGACTCAAAAAGATGGTTTTAAGTCTCAAGAGTTCAATTGCAAGATGTCAGCTGTGGAGACTAGAcagaagaaattcaagagGAGGCAGTCTCTTGAAAAGTTTAACACGGAAAAGCTAGTGGAAATGATGCTTGAGAGGCTTAAATGTTTACAAGAGGATGAACTTTCATCACTTGCCACTATAGTTGCAACCTGTGGCTTAAATGCTGCTTTAGCAGAAGTAGAAAACACTAAGCTACAGAATCCATGCTCCATTGCTGATCATCCCTCTGCTTCAGCTCTTAGTTTTGCTAGAAGAACGTCTTCAATTGGAGCT containing:
- the LOC18608056 gene encoding probable prolyl 4-hydroxylase 9 — encoded protein: MKGKSKSSKRKLGLATALVLCSLSFISGLFASTFFSQDVPIIRPRLRRLEVVHEEGEKYRDPMPHGETGDSSMESIPFQVLSWKPRAYYFPNFATAEQCDRIIEMAKLNLKPSTLALRKGESVESTKGTRTSSGTFISASEDETGSLDLIEKKIAKATSIPQSHGEAFNILRYEIGQKYDSHYDAFNPSEYGPQSSQRVASFLLYLSDVEEGGETMFPFENDMRIKGYNYRQCVGLKVKPRRGDGLLFYSLFLNGTIDRTSLHGSCPVIKGEKWVATKWIRDQEQND